The following DNA comes from Cololabis saira isolate AMF1-May2022 chromosome 7, fColSai1.1, whole genome shotgun sequence.
catattttaaatctttgtacaatcttttgctgtattttacataggtagaggcctcgtataagccccttgggcttttttcctcagcctagcacattaccaatcccttttttacatttgtatgttacttgttgtgtttttatactgtgctgaataaataaatctaaatctaaatctaaatctaaatctaaacacAGTCTTAAAGGTGCACTGAATTACTCAGATGTCAGcgatagggctgggtatcgattcacatgtcaagaatcaatttcCATTCCGATTCTtacgattcagaatcgattatcaggatttgatttgatccgattcgatcagATATTGATTTGCGTTAGTattgttaaaaatgttttttgagctgttgcctgaattacatgactgtagttatgcaacatattaatactaatgAGCTAATGATGACTGTAAgaaccaatcacctcccagaatgctttgcagaaacatcgtggggcagaattaccaaacagatccagggcagcaaacagaggtcgtatgaaatcggttttattttttaccacattctgtttttattttttccattttctgtgtttttcagttttaaatttttggtttttagcattttatgcaaatgtaaccccaagaaagtATAAAAACCAATGATAACTGAAAACTCTAaggttttcatacttttaaacatatttaaagcctaaaacatggcagtagttgttctcgtgtccaacaaaacattccttttttgggcataaacaaaaaaattccaaaagttatttgtatgaaataaataactaagaaataaataactcaaatatgcctttcaatatccatttaaagtgcaaaaaaagaaagaaattgcaacagctcaacagcgcaattgtgaattaaatgaccTGACTTCTGGGATTAAAGctcaccgggcgaaaatgtaataatgaaaaaaatcgatctttagacatacgaatcgatttttaggaattcatatgagaatcgatttagaatcggaaaatcgatttttttcaacacaggcctagtcagcGATGTCTAAAGCGGTGAAGGTACCAACCATGATTGCTGGACTTCCAACGCACTCGATGGCGTAGTCCACTCCTCCCTCGGTCATCTCTTCCAGGACTTTCTGAATAGGCTTTTTGTGGTCTCTGGGGTTGATACAGTGAGTGGCTCCAAACTCTTTGGCCTTCTCAAACTTGTCCTTGTTGATGTCGATCCCTATGATCCTTTGTGCCCTGGCAGCCTTGCAGCCCATGATGGCAGCCAGTCCAACTGCTCCAAGGCCAAACACGGCACAGGAGGAATCTTTCTCAACCTGGATTAATGTATATTTGTCAATCAAAAGTCATCTGTGGATTCATTACGATAACACTGGTGGGGTTGTTTGTACATTTCCCTGTGATTACTTCTGCTTTGAATTCGTACTGcagacataaaaaaataaccctATTCCTATAAATATATGTACATTTCTAACCATGCAGTATTTAGCTTTGACTctaattacctttttttttttaattctcaagCGAGCCTGACCAATTCTTAATACCATCAATTTGTTTAATTTATCTCCTTAAACCATCTTGAAATTTAATTTGTGCTCACAAAGGAGCTGAAATATTTGTAAAAACTTTAAGAAGGTCATCGGACGTTGTACTCGACTGCGTTACAATTCCCAGCTGTGCCGCTGGTAAAAGATTTAAAATGATATTTAGGTACGAGGTTTGATCATGCTGCATTTGAGTGCTAACAAATCCTTGTCTTTCCACAGTCATGTCATTtccaacaaaactttttttttaaattcaattcctGCCTTGAAAACGAAGAAAGAGGAGCACTTGAATACAAATCCAAATCTTGCTGTTTGTTGGGGTATGTAGTGCAAGTTTGTTGTATATAACATGCCATGTTGTATATACCGCCATCTAGAGGATAATAATTTAACTGCATCCCAGCTGATTCCAGATGTAGCTGCAAGTGAACAAAGTTGACAGAAATAAATATAAGTGATGCTAATCATTACCTCATAAAAGAGAGGTCCTTCTACTCAAGCTTTTTAGGATTTGTATCAGTAATTATAATTGTCCTGGACCACTGAAATTAGGAATTTAATGTAATATCAAACTTGTGAGTCTTAAGAAATGTCAAATGATCACTTACTCAAAATTATAAAAACCTTCTTAAAAAGGGAACTAACTACAAAAGGCAGACTTGACAATTTCAGTCTTTGAGTTTCCTTCCCTTTATATGTAAAGCCACGTCATGTGACGTATGACTCTATAACAGGTGACTGAGATTAGACTGAGTTAGACTGAGTGTCTGCAAGCATTCATGGAAAATCATGGTCTGCACGCCTTTGAGAGCGCAAAGAACCCGGACCCAGGTTAACCCCTGATTTTAAATGGTGCGATGCTTAAGATGTgatattttaaaatgtgtttgcaTTCATCTTGTCCTCtgctagatagatagattcacACTGTGAATGTAGCCCAAGTTTATATATTTGCATATTAGTGTCCTGCTGATTGGAGTCCTCTTACCTTGGCTGCATTAACAGCAGCACCATAACCGGTGGAGACAGCACAGCCTAGCAGAAAGACTTTGTCCAGCGGCGCATCCTCCCTTATCTTCGCCAGAGACGTGTCGGGGACCACTGTGTACTGACAGAAAGAGCTGACGCCGAGAAACTGGTAGACCTGCTGCCCCTTGCAAGAGATCCTGCTTGTGCCATCAGCCAGTACACCTGCCTGTGTATTTGCCCTGCATGTAACATAGAACGGTACGCATGAAGATAAAAACCTGGAAACAAAAGCAGGAGAATATGACCGTATGTGAACATTTGAGAATAATGTTACCAGTTCTTCCTGCAGAGGtttgttttttcacttttacaccgTTCACAGTCCCCGCAGTAAGGTAGAAAAAGAGGAATAACTGTGTCTCCTAAGAAGtacacaaaaagtaaaaacattaaaacacttTGTGGAAGAGGACAGAAATATCATCATCATGTGGATGGTAAAGTGTACCAGGCGAGAATCCAGTGACTTCTGGGCCAACACTCTCCACGATTCCTGTTGCTTCGTGGCCAAGAACCAAAGGGAATGGTCTGAAATTCATCCTTTTCTCCGTGTCATTCAGGTATTCCCAGTCTGTGTGGCACACACCTGTAGCAACAACCTGTACAAATAATTACACTGGGGTTGTTCATGTGATCAGATCTCGAAAACGGATACAGACAAAGCAAAAACCAGCAAGGGGGGCCGTGAAAAGTGCTATGTTCAAGCATTTCTTAATGTACGTCATTAATGTACGTCATTGCTTTATCATTTGTCATCATTTTGACAGAATTGGACACTAACTGGAACTAGTTAGTgaagaaaaatgtaatttctcccacttacaggaaatgttttatgataGAGAGGGAAGGTTTAATTTAAGGGGTACTATAAATTTTAGGACTCGTAGAACacaaacaacaatgaaaagattttctatatcagtcagtggagttaaactatggaacagaatggattcagaattaaaacaatgtccaaacattaacccgtttaaaaacaaatataaaaacatgattttcacaaggtacaaagaggaaggggtttggCGCCTTTTGGAGGCGTCATATAACACTATTGAGTGAAcgggtagatttgtttatatttatgtacagaaatgggaagctaattatatgtgtatgtatgcatgtgtatatatatatatatatatatatatatatatatatatatatatatatatatatatatatatatatatatatatatatatatatatatatatgtatgtatgtatgtatgtatgtatgtatgtatgtatatgtgtatttgtgtgaatACGTttgtaagtatatatatatgaatgaaatttttgtttttttcgtttgctttgttttcttgtgttctctttaattgttgtcttttacatgtacaaaataaataaaaataaatcaaatcaatcaaataatTTGGGGGTGCGTGTTCCACCTTGATTCGGACTTCGTGGACTTTAGGAGGGGCCACTTCCACTTCTTCAATAGACAGAGGCTTCCTGGCCTCCCAAGCAACAGCTGCCTTGCATCTTATAACCTGCAAAATAAATGTCTTCAGCTTGTTTCTCAACTGGTTGTGCAATGGTATGCTGGGGTACTGATAAAAATAAGTAAACAGTAGTCTAAAAAGATGTTTTCCAAGTATGTTTATGaccataaaaatgtgaaaatatctCTTATTTTATAGACTTACCTGACCAGCAGTAGTCATTGTTCatctataaataaaaaagaaattaaacaaaataatatccaCGCATGAATAAATGACGAAGTCCCAAATAGGTAACAATTGCAGTCCTCGACATATCCTGTCAAGtgtgaaaaaaggaagaaagataaGTTTCATCAGATGTTATGTAAATACTCTTCCGTTGGAGAGTTTACGACACTTTACCACAGCGTCACGCGCCTTTACGGCAGCTTGTGCTCACACGTGTTGTCATCGTCACATGGAAGTTCGTCTCGGTTAAAGTGTGCAGCTAGCAGCTCTTATTTGTAAGTAATATACGCCTAATTCATCTGTAAAACGGTGTCCAAAGCGTTCACGGGGTTGTTAATTGAAAGTGGGTATATGATCTGGAAACTTGAGTTTTAAAAAAGCAACTaatgtttgtattttaaaagCTTGAAGTGAGCTAACTTGTTAGCATTGTCGTCTCAAGTCTCACTGTTAGAAATGCATTCACTCCTGAATTCatgcactgatacaaatatcttgcttgatctacttaaaaaaaataagtcaactttttgcatgagattattatgtagatcaagaaagactagtctttgtataaactacttaattttttttttaaagttgactttacttacaaatgaattttgtacatgcTCTAAATTtaatagtttatacaaagaataGTCTTTCtcgatctacataaaaatctcatgcgaaaaagttgccttcattttttttaaaagtagaaGGTCAATACAACAAGattattgcttgttgtttgtgtgtaaatgaaaagattacctgggattacataaatactgcttgttaaggaaaaaatgcacaatgtcttgttttttgaacaaatgcagattaagttcaaaactagatgtagtaaagcaacaaacttcatttttaatagttaatatcacagattttaatgttatatttacataccgtagatttatttttttcagtgtggtAGTTTCTGGATTCTTCTTTAAttgatttttacattttattcgcAGACAATGTCTTTCAGAGGAGGAggtggacgaggaggaggaggaggacgggggttTGGGAGAGGTGGAGGTTTTAACCGGGGTGGAGGAGGCAGAGGTGGAGGATTCGGCCGAGGAGGAGGCAGAGGCGGATTCAACAGGCAGCAGGACTACGGTCCTCCGGAGTATGTCGTTGGTAAGCTCCAAACAttgtgaaaatttaaaaatgccatACAACATTATGAGGACGACTTGGAtaacaatgcatggtttcatcACCTTATTGAACATAATAGTTGCTGGTCCAAAACTCTTTACAGGGGTTTGCTTGTATTTTTCAGCCATCTGATTTTAATCTTTGGTACTTTCTAAAGTAACTTTGCAAATAGTACTCTATAGctctaattatttttttcaaacgaCCAAGAATCTCAAGGAAAAGCTCTTCCAGGAAAATTCGTTGATTtggttatatatgtatatgtatgtatatatatatatatatatatatatatatattatattatatcttTTCAACAAGCAACATTAGATGTTCAGCATTACAACAAtcaaattgttttgcttttgacTGTGGAATGCATAAGTCATGTGACCTTTTTTGGTGGCCCTGCATGGGAAACCATCCTGCTTCCATTGAAAAGAGCTTCCTCTTCTTATAAAGCTGCTACAGTTGGAAGACTTTGTTCCtaaacaaatgaaaatgaaggATGGTGcagcactgatttttttttgctgacaTCAAATTATATATTTGAAATTTTCTAAATAAAGCAAACTTGTTAGAATTGATCTGTTGGGTTGTGTGATTGTGTCCTGTGTGTGAGTACTGTGGAGTCAAATTGTGGTATATGTAAAGTATGAGCTGGTGTGACAGAAGAGGGCTCTCTTCCCAGTAAGTTTTCACTAAGCCGATTCTTTGGTGCTGGCTTGCTGCTTTAAAACACCAAAAATGGTTTCCTTTTCTACCTGCATATGGTAAAGGGTCAAATAATTAATTTACTGATTTAGGTCTTGTTGCATTTTTGAAAactatttaaatatttattgagGTGTGATTTCTGGTATTTAAATCCACCCACCCTGGACTATAGTCCTGATGAATACTACATCTTTTGTCTCCAATCTGCAGCGGTGGGAGAGTTTGTGCATCCATGTGAAGATGACCTCGTCTGTAAGTGTACAACAGAGGAAAACAAAGTTCCCTACTTCAACGCCCCGGTGTACTTGGAAAACAAGGAGCAGATCGGGAAAGTGGATGAAATATTCGGCCAACTACGGGACTTCGTATCCTTGTTCTTCTCATTGGAAGATTCTGAGCCATTTAAGACTCAGAATCAGattcagaaagaagtttattgccaagtagtagTTTAACACATGCAAAGAATtcgttgtggtgattggtgcaatacgaaagagcaaataatattaaaagaaaaaatgtacaacatgttggttttaaagtgccggagtaatgagtctgtacaaaggtgacctgggatgtgcgttaatgtgacgcataaggtcagaaGTGGGGTCTTTGCATTAatgtggggtgggggggcagtcTGTGGTAGACGGGGCAGAACTGTGAGACTCTGTGTTGCCACCTAATACTTTTGTGTTCCTTAACTCATTCTTGCAGTATTTTTCAGTGAAGCTCTCTGATAATATGAAGGCGTCTTCCTTTAAGAAACTACAGAAGGTAAAAAAATT
Coding sequences within:
- the LOC133446899 gene encoding alcohol dehydrogenase class-3-like translates to MTTAGQVIRCKAAVAWEARKPLSIEEVEVAPPKVHEVRIKVVATGVCHTDWEYLNDTEKRMNFRPFPLVLGHEATGIVESVGPEVTGFSPGDTVIPLFLPYCGDCERCKSEKTNLCRKNWANTQAGVLADGTSRISCKGQQVYQFLGVSSFCQYTVVPDTSLAKIREDAPLDKVFLLGCAVSTGYGAAVNAAKVEKDSSCAVFGLGAVGLAAIMGCKAARAQRIIGIDINKDKFEKAKEFGATHCINPRDHKKPIQKVLEEMTEGGVDYAIECVGSPAIMSAALESTADAWGTCVIAGWSETETVNVQIIKILMGRTLKGTYFGGWKSVRDVPKLVDLYMEGKLKLDEFITHNFPLDQINVAFDLFKSGKSIRSVISLQDPRVEEKPAGATS
- the LOC133447540 gene encoding H/ACA ribonucleoprotein complex subunit 1-like yields the protein MSFRGGGGRGGGGGRGFGRGGGFNRGGGGRGGGFGRGGGRGGFNRQQDYGPPEYVVAVGEFVHPCEDDLVCKCTTEENKVPYFNAPVYLENKEQIGKVDEIFGQLRDFYFSVKLSDNMKASSFKKLQKFYIDPMKLLPLQRFLPRPPGEKGPPRGGRGGRGGGRGGGFRGGRGGRGGGFGGGRGGGGGFRGRGGGGGFGRGFRGGR